Below is a window of Ruegeria sp. THAF33 DNA.
CATGCGCTTTGAAGGATGCGGGGCTCAATTGAAAACCCGCAGCCCAAAGGTGACAAGTAGCGGTCGCGGAACGTGTCCGGCGTGAATACCTCGGACGCTGTCAGGTGCTGGCCCAACCCCGGTAAAAGCTGATCCTCCAGCACCGCTTGCACGCGCAGGCGGTAGGTCTCGGCATGCGTGACCCAATCAACAGAACTGTCATGCCCCAGATGCGGCACGGGGCTGAGGGCATAAAAGGTGTCATCCCCCTCCGGCGCTGCGGTCGGATCGGTCAGCGACGGGCGATGGATATAAAGGCTCATATCCTCAGCCAGATAGCCCTTTTGGAAGATATCGTTTATCAGCCCGCGATAGCGCGGCCCGTTCATGATCGTGTGGTGCCCAACATCGGGCCACAGATTGCGGGTGCGTTTGGTTCCAAAATACCAAACGAACAGACCCATGGACCAACGGGTGCGCTTTAGCCGGGCATCGGTCCAGCGTTTGCGCCCGGTTTTACGCAGAAGCTTGGTGTAGGTATGGCCCGGGTCGGCGTTGGAGACGACGATGTCTGCGTTGATCACCTCTCCAGAGGTTAGCTTCACACCTTGCGCCGCGCCACCAGAGATCAGAATCTCATCCACCTCAGCATTCTGGCGCACAAGCCCGCCCTGATCGCGAACGACACTGCGCATGGCTTCGGCAATAGCCGCGACACCGCCAATGGCGTAATGCACGCCAAACGCCTTTTCCAAATGGCTGACCAGAATATACATCGAGGTCACCTGCGTCGGGTCTCCGCCAATG
It encodes the following:
- a CDS encoding phytoene desaturase codes for the protein MTRLDAQLTQDAIPVGDDRSHAVVIGAGLGGLAAAMRLGAKGYRVSVLDRLDMPGGRGSAIWREGHRFDLGPTIVTVPEVFRDLWADCARDFDEDVNLVALDPFYEIRWPDGSKFAARQGADEMEAEVARLSPGDVKGLRKFLKDSEARYLFGFEDLGRRPMNRLWDLIKVLPTFARMRADRSVYAHAARRFKDPRLRMAFSFHPLFIGGDPTQVTSMYILVSHLEKAFGVHYAIGGVAAIAEAMRSVVRDQGGLVRQNAEVDEILISGGAAQGVKLTSGEVINADIVVSNADPGHTYTKLLRKTGRKRWTDARLKRTRWSMGLFVWYFGTKRTRNLWPDVGHHTIMNGPRYRGLINDIFQKGYLAEDMSLYIHRPSLTDPTAAPEGDDTFYALSPVPHLGHDSSVDWVTHAETYRLRVQAVLEDQLLPGLGQHLTASEVFTPDTFRDRYLSPLGCGFSIEPRILQSAWFRPHNISEEAKGLYLVGAGTHPGAGLPGVVSSAEVLAKLVPDPVRVR